TTGATATATTGTCTTATTTCCTCCAGCTTACCCTTTCCCACGTAGGTGGTCTGGTTAGGAGCCACCACCTTCTGCGTGAATCGCTTCACGGTGACGGCACCTGCGGTATCGGCAAGAAACTCCAACTCGTCGAGATATTCCTTGGTCTTGGCCTCGTCCTGTGTCTTGGTGATAAGACCCACGAGCACAGCGGTTTCCGCCTTGACCTCTGATATAACAAATTCTTTCATTCTTTCAATTCAATATTTACTAAGATGCAAAGGTAATAAAAAAACTCTATCCTATATATAAATAAGGTGTAAAATTATGTTTTTTTTATGTTTTCTGGGTCACCAATGCCAGTTTCAAGTGTAGATAATGCAGGTAAAGATTGCTGGGATTTCCTGTTTTTGAGCGTCAAAACTTGCAAACGTTTACGTTATTTTTTGAATGAAAAGTATTATTTTATTTGATTTATATCAATATTTGTCGTACTTTTGCAAGCGGAATTAGAAAACTGATTTTCAAAACGCAAATCATAACTACATAAAAAACACAAACTGCTGAAACATTCAAAAACTTCAAAAGCCTCGACGGGAGTCGGGGCTTTTAAATTGATAGCCCTTTTTCGGGGTTCATTTTCCCTGATTTTGTACCTTTTTGCGCTAATTTGAAGGATTTTGCTTATATTTGGACGAATAATATCCCTTTTATTCCGCAAAAAACATTAATTTTGCAGTGTAGAATGAACAACCTATTATAATAAACAAATAAAATGAAGCAAAAAAGTTTTTTGAGTGGTATTTTGTTGCTCTGTGCTGTCTGCGCCCAGGCAAACAACTATACCGTGACTTCTCCTGATGGCAAACTCGCCGTGAATGTGGAGTGTAAGGAAGGCAAGGCTTTCTATACAGTGGATTACAATGGAAAGCAGATGCTCGGCGCTTCGGCTCTGGGATTGGTAGCCAACTATGGCGACTTCTCGCAGAACCTGAAGATGGGTGCCCTCAAGAGTGAGAAGAAGCATCTGGCTTACAAGATGACCCGTATCAAGAAAGAGAAAATCGAGAATGATGCCTATGAGGCTACTATCGGATTCATCAATAGCAAGAAGGATTCCATGACTCTCCGTCTCCATGTTTCCAACAACGACATCGCCTACAAGTATGAGATGATTCGTCCTAAGAAGGACAATCCTAAGTCGGTGATTGTCTATAATGAGGTGAGCGGTTTCAACTTCCCTGAGAAGACCACCACTTTCCTCTGTCCTCAGATTACTCCGATGACGGGTTGGGAGCGCACCAAGCCTTCTTACGAGGAGGAATACACTCCGGATGCTCCGATGAACGCGAAGTCGCAGTTTGGTGTGGGCTATACCTTCCCTTGCCTCTTCAAGGTAGGCAACGACGGCTGGGTACTGGTCAGCGAAACCGGTGTTTCAAGCGCTTATCCAGGCTGCCGTCTTTCTGATTACGAGCCAGGCAAGGGTTATACTGTGGCCTTCCCTCAGAAGGGCGAGAACAATGGTATTGGTTCTGAATTTGCCGGCATTCCATTGCCGGGCGAAACTCCTTGGCGCACCATCACCGTGGGTTCTTCGCTGGCACCTATCGTAGAGACCACCATCCCTTACGATGTGGTTGAACCATTGTACGAGGCGAGTCAGACTTACAAGCCATCGCGCTATACCTGGAGCTGGCTCATCTGGCAGGACAATTCCATTAACTATGACGACCAGGTGAAGATGGTGGATGTAGCTGCCGCCCAGGGTTACGAAGCCATCTTGGTGGATAACTGGTGGGACAAGCAGATTGGCAGAAAGCGCATCGAAGAGTTGAGCAAGTATGCCAAGAGCAAGAAGGTAAGCCTGATGCTCTGGTATAATTCCAATGGTTTCGAGAATGATGCCCCTCAGACTCCGCGTCAGATTATGAACAATTCCATCGCCCGCAAGAAGGAGATGGCTTGGATGAAGAAGATTGGCGTGGTAGGCATCAAGGTGGATTTCTTCGGTGGCGACAAGCAGGAGACAATGAAGCTTTACGAGGATATTTTGAGTGATGCCAACGATTATGGCTTGGAGGTGATCTTCCATGGTTGCACCATGCCACGTGGCTGGGAGCGTATGTATCCTAACTATGTATCGAGCGAGGCAGCTCTGGCTTCTGAGAACGTATATTTCACGGATTATCATGCCAAGAAAGAGGCTTTCGAGATGACGATGCATCCGTTCTCAAGAAATGCCGTAGCCAGTTTCGACTGGGGTGGCGTGATGATGAACAAGTATTTATCTAAGGATAACAAGAGCCGCCACCAGCGTTATACCAGTGATGTGTTCGAGATGGCTACTGCCATCACCAACCAGAGCAGCGTAAACTGCATCTGTCTCTATCCTAACAATTTGCAGGATGTACCACAGTGGGAGTTGGATTGGCTCAAGAATGTACCAACGGCATGGGAGGATACCAAGTTTATTGCCGGTTATCCTACCAAGTATGCGGTGGTGGCTCGCAAGTCGAGCGTAGAGAACGGTTCTGGTGCAGCGCTTACAGCCGGCAGATGGTTTGTGGGCGGTTTGAATGCTACAGACAAGCCTCTGGCTCTAACCTTGGATTTGCCGATGTTTGCGGATAAGACCGTTACTTATATCACCGACCAGCCAAAGAAGAAGGGCGAGAAGTTCTTCACTTCTGTCAAGAAGACTCTGAAGGTTGGAAAGAATGGTAAGGCAAAGGTGATAATTCAGCCTAATGGCGGTATCATCATCGAATAATCTTCATGTTTTATAGGCATAAGATTCGTGTTCGTGAAAATTTTACGGGCATCGATTGCTTACGTGAAAAAGTTTTTTTTCTCGAAAAAAGTATCAAAGTCTCATTTTTGCTTGAAAAATGGGGTTTAAATACTTGGTATATAAGATAATAACGAAAATGAGACTTCTCGGATTTTGAGTCGAGAAGTCTCATTGAAGTCTCATTGGCTGTAAGCGGCTCCGCGTTTATACCTTGCATAATTCAAAAAAAACAGTAACAGCTGATTAAACAAATGCTGTTACTGCTTTTTCCATCGGTCAGGAAGTAAGTCTCTATATTTCTCCAGTGGGGTATTCGGTTGCCATTCAATGGTCTTTTCTATGACATCGCTAATGTATTCAAACAGATTGATGCCATTCAACTTGCATGAAATAGCTATAGAATATAGGATAGCTCCCCGTCTTGCTCCTTCGTGCGAGCCAAAGAACATAGAGTTTCTTCTTGATAGTGATATGTACCTCTGGATTCTCTCAATGTAGTTGTTATCGAGAGCCGTATCACCTCTTTTGAAGATGTCACAAATGGCATTATATTCATTAAGGGCATAGCCGACCGCCTGCGCCAAGGTAGACTTGGGCAGCAAATCCTTCCTGGAAGATATTTCCTCCAGTTTCTCCAATAAATCCTGTAAAATGTCTGGTGCGTATGACTGCCGATAGGCAAGATGGTCTTCAACGGTCCATCCATTTACCCCAACCTTATGTTTTTTGTCTTCTCGATAAAATCTGTTGATGATATCTACGACCTTCTGAGCATCCTTGTCCTCCTTGCCGCAGTCGATGAAGTCTCTCTTGACATGCTGTAGGCAGGCGATTCTCATAATGTCAGGATAAGCATCCGACTCCAGTTTCCGGTAAGGAGCATATGCATCACTCTGTATGGTACCTTTATAATCAGAGAATACGTTAAGTATGACCTGCTCAGAACGTGAACCATCCTCATATACGAAGAAGACAAGTCCCAGTTCAGGCGCACTTACAGCCCAGAGGTAGCCTTTCTTCGAACCCTTGTCCGTAGGCTTTGTCTTGGCTAACAGCACTTTATGATATGTCTCGTCTGCCGAGACATAATCCTGCTGCAACACTACTTGGCAGATAGCCTTATAGAAGTTTTCCAGTACATCGGCACTTCTGGCAATCAGCTTGTTTGCCGTAGCTTTCCTTAACGTAAACCCATTGTCGGCAAAGTATTTGGTAATTCGCTCTACCGGCATGGAATAGATGTATCGCATCTGCAGGAGACCTGCTGCAAAGGAAGGTGAATAGGAAGAATTCAACAACAGAGCCGGCGGAGTCTTCCCCGGATACATGATACTTCCATCCGTATAAGTGTTGATGTGATACACGGTCTTGATGAACTTGATGGGTTCCATGCTGTAACGTATACAGGTACGAGTCCCGAAGAGACGCAACGTCTTCAAAAGCTCTGCATCCATGACTGGATCTATCGTAACATGCACTTCTTTCATTTCGTAATGCATGTCACGCTTGGCTCCGTTGTTTTTGCGTGCCTTTCTTTTTTCGGCCTGCTCTTTTTTCTTCTTGTCAAATTCCTCCTGGGGCATCGAGTCTTGTGGATTCTTCTCCTGACGTTCGGACTTCTTGCCTGAAACGAGCTTGCCGAGTGCCTTGTTCTGACGATTCGCTTTGTCTATGGCGATTCCTTTCTGGACGAGTAGTTCTTCTAATGACTTTATACGTATAATGAGTTCGTTGACCTGTAGGGTCAGCGAACTCACTGTAGTATTAGCTTGCTGAAGTTGTTCGTTGGCAAGCTGAAGTTGTTCCTTCAAAAGTACTATAATTTCGTCCTTTGTCATAGTGCAAAGATACGAAAAAATATCGAGATATGCAAGTATTCTTATATATTATTTTTAGTTATTTTATTGATGTACAATATGTTAGAATTTTCCTGCCGCTACTATAGATTGAGTCTCTTTCTATATTTCATGCTTTTTAGGCAAATTCCGCTCATGATGGCCGATAGTGTCCTGTACGGCATTTTGCATTGTTTGTTCTTGGGGTCAAAGAATGGTAATTCAAAGGTTCCTCGCTCCAATCGCTTCTGGTACAGCAAGAAACCATCGCCATCCCACTTGAGCATTTTTACCTGCTGGCGGTTCTTGGAGAAGAAGATGAATACCGCACCACCAAGTGGCGGAAGTTCCAGCTCGGTTCTCACTATCTGATACAAGCCATTTATGCCCATGTTCATTCGTACGTATCTCTGGCAGACATAGTACTGGGTACTCTCATTCAATCCAAACATACTGCATCCTCCTTCTCATAAAGTTTCATCAACGCCATAACAGACTTGGCACATCCTTTTTTAACGGAAACCAAAGTTCCATTTGGAAAGGTTATGTTTATGCCATAAAGGAGGTCCTCCATAGGAAGATCTATGGTAGGAGGTTCCATAGGCACGAACATCATGCCTGTACTTGATGCAGATGCTTCTGCTTTTTCTCTGCGGGCTGCCTCCTGGGCTTGGCGGATTTCCTGCTTGGCACGTAAAACTGAATATCCTTTTTCGCACATCCAGTTCATCATGGTGCGATGATTTACATGTCTTTCCTTCAAGAAAGGAGTAAGTTGGGCCTTGGGGTTTCGATTCAGATAGACTAAGAAGGAATCCCAAGCCTTCTCAAAACGTTCGTTTGCTGTCATAATTTGTTTGATTTTAAAATGATGGTGCAAAGGTACGAACAAATGAGAAGACTACAATGGTATAAACGCGGAGCCGCTTACCATTGGCTTTTTTAACCCTATTTCTTCTCTATAATGATGGAAAATTGGGAAAAAGTGCCGATAGTGGTGCCAATATAATCAGGATAAGTCACGGTAATGTGTCTACTTTTTCAGTTCATCAGTTGGTCTCTTTATGCCCTCCGGTTGGTCTGCTTGTGCCCGTTACACGGGCATCCGCAGCCCACCACGTGGGCATCGGAAGACCGTGTGCTGGGCAGCTATTGCCCATAGCGTGGGCAACGAGTGCCCAAATATCGGACTCGTTTTTGGGCAATATTCTTTAGGGTCTTTGCGCTGTTTAAACTATCTTTTTGCGCTGTTTAAACTGCTTTTTCGCGTGCATCGTGCAGTCTTTAATGATACTTCTATAGCATTTCATGATACTTCCATGATACTTCTTTCTGCCTTTTGCGGGAAGTCTCATTGAATGTAAATGTCGATATATCAGTAATATAATATGGATTTTCCGGCGAAAAATGAGACTATGATACTTTTTGTAGAAAAAACTTTATGTGCGCGTAATCGGATAGATGCTATTTCTTTGTTTGTATTCTAACCAGGAGGTGAAGATCAGTATGGAGAAGCTTCTTGCTGTGATTTATGATAGCACTCAGCGTACTGTCAGCGAGTGGATAATTAAGGAGGGATGATAAACTTATCTGTGTCTATGCTTTGTTTCTGTTTTTAGAATCTAGCAGCAGCTTTATGCAATATATTTAACTTCTGATAAGCCGCATTATCCGTTTGAACTGCCGAAAGGGTGGGTGTGGTGCAAGTTAGATGACATTGCATATGTTGGTACTGGTGCCACACCATTAACTGCTTGTAAATACTATTATGAAAATGGAAATATAGCATGGATAAATAGTAGTTCCACAAAGGTTCCCTTTATTGCAAAAGCTTCAAATTTCATTACCCAGAAAGCTATAGAAGAAACCAATTGTTTAGTCTATCCAAAAGGAACTTTGGTAATAGCTATGTATGGAGAAGGAAAGACAAGGGGGCAGATTAGCGAACTTCTGATAGATGCCGCTACAAACCAAGCCTGTGCAGCTGTACGTCCATATTCTGAAGCGACAAAGAAATATCTAAAATTATTCTTCGAAGGTAACTATTTACACATACGAGCACTGGCAGAGGGAGGGAACCAACAGAATTTGAGTGTTGGAAAAATACAAAACTATGAAATACCTCTTCCACCACTTGATGAGCAAAAGAGAATATTAGACAAAGCAAAAGAATTGCTCTTGCAAATAGATAATATTGAGGTAGGAAAGAGTGTGTGTCAAAAATACATCAACCAGGCCAAGTCAAAGGTTCTGGACCTTGCAATTCATGGCAAACTTGTATCACAAGACCCGAATGACGAGCCTGCCATTGAGTTGCTAAAACGCATCAATCCGAAGGCTGAAATCACTTGTGATACCCCCCAATATGGCAAGCTGCCGAAGGGATGGTGCTTATGTAGGATTTCTTCTGTTGTAGATATTGTTAATGGTAAATCTCAGAAAAATGTAGAATCACCAACTGGTAAATATCCAATTTATGGTAGTGGAGGTATTATCGGAAAGGCTATGGAATATACATGCTTGGCTGGTTCTACCATTATCGGAAGAAAAGGTACTATAAATCATCCTATTTTTGTTGAAGAGAATTTCTGGAATGTTGATACTGCATTTGGCATGAAAGCAAACAATCAAATTTTAGAAGATAAATACTTCTATTGTTTTTGTTTGTATTTTGACTTTAGTAAACTTGATAAAAGTTCTGCATTGCCAAGTCTTACAAAAACCGCAATAGGAAATCTAATATTGCCTATTCCTCCTCTTGCAGAGCAACAGCGAATAGTTGCAAGGATTGAAGAACTATTCGCTCAACTTGACAAGATTGAATCCTCATTGCAAGTATAAAGGCTTACAATGGGGATTCCCCATTCTTGACACGTATATTATATTGTTACCATTCATTTTAATACAAAACAATATGGTAACACAATTTGAAAAGTATTTGGTCAAGTCAAACTTAGCAAAGAACACGGTAACATCGTACCTATGGACGATGAAGTATTTCCTTGATAATTACAAGGAGGTGAACAAGAAGAATCTGTTGGCTTATAAG
The Segatella copri DNA segment above includes these coding regions:
- a CDS encoding glycoside hydrolase family 97 protein, which codes for MKQKSFLSGILLLCAVCAQANNYTVTSPDGKLAVNVECKEGKAFYTVDYNGKQMLGASALGLVANYGDFSQNLKMGALKSEKKHLAYKMTRIKKEKIENDAYEATIGFINSKKDSMTLRLHVSNNDIAYKYEMIRPKKDNPKSVIVYNEVSGFNFPEKTTTFLCPQITPMTGWERTKPSYEEEYTPDAPMNAKSQFGVGYTFPCLFKVGNDGWVLVSETGVSSAYPGCRLSDYEPGKGYTVAFPQKGENNGIGSEFAGIPLPGETPWRTITVGSSLAPIVETTIPYDVVEPLYEASQTYKPSRYTWSWLIWQDNSINYDDQVKMVDVAAAQGYEAILVDNWWDKQIGRKRIEELSKYAKSKKVSLMLWYNSNGFENDAPQTPRQIMNNSIARKKEMAWMKKIGVVGIKVDFFGGDKQETMKLYEDILSDANDYGLEVIFHGCTMPRGWERMYPNYVSSEAALASENVYFTDYHAKKEAFEMTMHPFSRNAVASFDWGGVMMNKYLSKDNKSRHQRYTSDVFEMATAITNQSSVNCICLYPNNLQDVPQWELDWLKNVPTAWEDTKFIAGYPTKYAVVARKSSVENGSGAALTAGRWFVGGLNATDKPLALTLDLPMFADKTVTYITDQPKKKGEKFFTSVKKTLKVGKNGKAKVIIQPNGGIIIE
- the tnpC gene encoding IS66 family transposase, which translates into the protein MTKDEIIVLLKEQLQLANEQLQQANTTVSSLTLQVNELIIRIKSLEELLVQKGIAIDKANRQNKALGKLVSGKKSERQEKNPQDSMPQEEFDKKKKEQAEKRKARKNNGAKRDMHYEMKEVHVTIDPVMDAELLKTLRLFGTRTCIRYSMEPIKFIKTVYHINTYTDGSIMYPGKTPPALLLNSSYSPSFAAGLLQMRYIYSMPVERITKYFADNGFTLRKATANKLIARSADVLENFYKAICQVVLQQDYVSADETYHKVLLAKTKPTDKGSKKGYLWAVSAPELGLVFFVYEDGSRSEQVILNVFSDYKGTIQSDAYAPYRKLESDAYPDIMRIACLQHVKRDFIDCGKEDKDAQKVVDIINRFYREDKKHKVGVNGWTVEDHLAYRQSYAPDILQDLLEKLEEISSRKDLLPKSTLAQAVGYALNEYNAICDIFKRGDTALDNNYIERIQRYISLSRRNSMFFGSHEGARRGAILYSIAISCKLNGINLFEYISDVIEKTIEWQPNTPLEKYRDLLPDRWKKQ
- the tnpB gene encoding IS66 family insertion sequence element accessory protein TnpB (TnpB, as the term is used for proteins encoded by IS66 family insertion elements, is considered an accessory protein, since TnpC, encoded by a neighboring gene, is a DDE family transposase.), whose amino-acid sequence is MFGLNESTQYYVCQRYVRMNMGINGLYQIVRTELELPPLGGAVFIFFSKNRQQVKMLKWDGDGFLLYQKRLERGTFELPFFDPKNKQCKMPYRTLSAIMSGICLKSMKYRKRLNL
- a CDS encoding restriction endonuclease subunit S, whose amino-acid sequence is MWCKLDDIAYVGTGATPLTACKYYYENGNIAWINSSSTKVPFIAKASNFITQKAIEETNCLVYPKGTLVIAMYGEGKTRGQISELLIDAATNQACAAVRPYSEATKKYLKLFFEGNYLHIRALAEGGNQQNLSVGKIQNYEIPLPPLDEQKRILDKAKELLLQIDNIEVGKSVCQKYINQAKSKVLDLAIHGKLVSQDPNDEPAIELLKRINPKAEITCDTPQYGKLPKGWCLCRISSVVDIVNGKSQKNVESPTGKYPIYGSGGIIGKAMEYTCLAGSTIIGRKGTINHPIFVEENFWNVDTAFGMKANNQILEDKYFYCFCLYFDFSKLDKSSALPSLTKTAIGNLILPIPPLAEQQRIVARIEELFAQLDKIESSLQV